The Halanaerobium praevalens DSM 2228 genome contains a region encoding:
- a CDS encoding ABC transporter substrate-binding protein: MFSQKTRRKKYSMKKLTLVVFSILVGIMVVFSVGVVAQEKGGTLVFGRGGDTVGLDPIQVTDGESFKVTQQLYDTLVDYTPGTTEVEPALATDWEVSEDGLTWTFELREDVNFHDGNHFNAEAVKWNFDRWRLEDHPYHIGGEFTYYSYMFQGFPGIIQEVKVVDEYTVEFVLSEKQAPFLNNLAMVPFGIASPEAVKKYGEDYFKNPVGTGAYTLEEWRQGDRVILKANENYWRERAYLDKIVFRSIPDNSARFMELQAGTIDMMDGVSPEDVEAVEASDEFKLSLRPSMNIGYFAMNFKFEPFDDVRVRRAFNHAIDKQAIIDAFYAGLAEPAKNPMPTSIWGYNDQIEPYEYNPEKAKELLAEAGYEDGFEFDLWYLPVPRPYIPQGKFIGQAIQSYLSEIGVTANLVTYDWSTYLDKTEHQEAPTYMLGWTGDNGDPDNFLYVLLDKTNSNNAYQSDELHEVLVEAQKTMDHDKRVELYKEAQAIIHQDAPWVPLVHSTPPIALKSNVENYIPNPTGTEKLHRVWKK, translated from the coding sequence ATCTTTAGCCAAAAAACGAGGAGGAAGAAGTATAGTATGAAAAAATTAACTTTAGTAGTATTTAGTATTTTAGTAGGGATAATGGTTGTTTTTTCGGTAGGAGTAGTCGCTCAAGAAAAAGGCGGAACTTTAGTTTTTGGTCGTGGTGGAGATACAGTAGGCTTAGATCCAATACAGGTAACTGATGGAGAGTCTTTTAAAGTAACTCAACAGCTTTATGATACACTTGTTGATTATACACCAGGTACAACAGAAGTAGAACCAGCTTTGGCAACAGATTGGGAAGTTTCTGAAGATGGTTTAACTTGGACTTTTGAGCTAAGAGAAGATGTAAATTTTCATGATGGCAATCATTTTAACGCAGAAGCGGTCAAGTGGAACTTTGATCGTTGGCGCTTAGAAGATCACCCATACCATATTGGGGGAGAATTCACTTATTATAGTTATATGTTCCAGGGTTTTCCTGGAATTATTCAGGAAGTTAAGGTAGTAGATGAGTATACTGTAGAATTTGTTCTTTCTGAAAAACAAGCACCATTTTTAAATAATTTAGCAATGGTTCCTTTTGGAATTGCTAGTCCTGAAGCAGTCAAGAAATATGGAGAAGACTACTTTAAAAATCCTGTAGGAACAGGTGCTTATACTTTAGAAGAATGGCGTCAAGGTGACCGAGTTATTCTAAAGGCAAATGAAAATTATTGGCGTGAAAGAGCTTATCTTGATAAGATAGTTTTCCGATCTATCCCTGATAATTCAGCCCGATTTATGGAACTCCAGGCTGGAACAATCGATATGATGGATGGAGTTAGCCCTGAAGATGTGGAAGCTGTAGAAGCTTCTGATGAGTTTAAACTTTCTTTACGTCCAAGTATGAATATTGGTTATTTTGCTATGAATTTTAAATTTGAACCTTTTGATGATGTAAGAGTTAGAAGAGCTTTTAATCATGCAATTGATAAACAAGCTATCATTGATGCATTTTATGCAGGCCTAGCTGAGCCAGCAAAAAATCCAATGCCAACTTCTATCTGGGGTTATAATGATCAAATAGAGCCTTATGAATATAATCCAGAAAAAGCAAAAGAATTATTAGCAGAAGCTGGTTATGAAGATGGTTTTGAATTTGATCTTTGGTATTTGCCAGTACCAAGACCTTATATTCCTCAAGGTAAATTTATTGGTCAGGCTATTCAAAGTTATTTAAGTGAAATTGGAGTAACTGCTAATTTAGTAACTTATGATTGGAGTACTTATCTTGATAAGACAGAACATCAAGAAGCTCCAACTTATATGTTAGGCTGGACTGGAGATAATGGTGATCCTGATAACTTCTTATATGTATTGCTAGATAAAACAAATAGTAATAATGCATATCAAAGTGATGAATTACATGAAGTCTTAGTAGAAGCTCAAAAGACTATGGATCATGATAAAAGAGTCGAACTTTATAAAGAAGCCCAGGCAATTATTCACCAAGACGCGCCTTGGGTACCTCTAGTCCATTCAACTCCACCAATTGCTCTTAAGTCTAATGTTGAAAACTATATTCCAAATCCAACCGGAACAGAAAAATTACACAGGGTTTGGAAAAAATAA